The Candidatus Jordarchaeales archaeon genome includes a window with the following:
- a CDS encoding FAD-binding oxidoreductase, producing MNTWKRDLLQKKIIYEELVGIVGKENVHFNEVDALCYSRDTWQLLVPWIKGGGELPKPDFIVHPENTKQVSEIVKLANRFKIPLIPFGGGAGVCGGTIPVNGGIIVDLKKMNKILNVDHKSLLVTVQPGIFGEVLERELNKMGYTLPHYPASMYCSTVGGFVACRSAGSLSSKYGKIEDMVVGLEVVTPTGEILRMKPVPRSSTGPDLKQLFIGSEGTLGIITEVTLKIKPLPEERRFKAFIFKDLHSGIESVIKIFRKGIKPCVVRLYDYLDAQFTLKGRAKIPEGGSYLILGFDGLKEIVELEERIATEICLNEGGVEVDKELAEYWWNHRYDMYYPDPLRSSYNIIADTVDVAATYDKLEELYWEIKKTVETKNPGVTMMAHFSHFYEDGGSIYMIFFTQQQSHEKAVEVYSAVWRDALEACLRVGGTISHHHGIGVVRAGWMHREHGEAFEVLKTIKKALDPNNIMNPGKLGF from the coding sequence TTGAACACGTGGAAAAGAGATCTGTTACAGAAGAAGATTATATACGAAGAGCTGGTCGGCATAGTGGGTAAAGAGAATGTTCACTTCAACGAGGTCGATGCGCTGTGTTATTCACGTGACACTTGGCAGTTACTTGTGCCTTGGATTAAAGGTGGAGGTGAGCTGCCGAAGCCAGATTTTATAGTGCATCCTGAAAACACTAAGCAAGTCTCGGAAATCGTTAAGCTGGCTAATAGATTCAAGATCCCCTTGATACCCTTCGGAGGAGGAGCTGGTGTCTGTGGTGGAACAATTCCGGTAAACGGTGGCATAATAGTAGACCTAAAGAAGATGAACAAGATACTCAACGTAGATCACAAGTCGTTACTTGTAACCGTGCAGCCGGGAATCTTTGGAGAGGTTTTAGAGAGAGAGCTAAATAAAATGGGTTACACTCTCCCCCATTACCCCGCATCAATGTACTGCTCAACGGTAGGGGGCTTTGTAGCCTGTCGCTCTGCAGGGTCACTTTCGTCGAAGTATGGGAAAATTGAAGACATGGTTGTTGGGCTCGAAGTGGTTACACCGACGGGTGAGATTTTAAGGATGAAACCAGTACCTCGCTCGTCCACGGGGCCGGATTTGAAGCAACTCTTTATAGGCTCTGAGGGAACGCTTGGAATAATAACGGAGGTGACGTTGAAGATAAAACCTCTCCCAGAGGAGAGGAGGTTTAAAGCTTTCATATTCAAGGATCTCCACTCTGGAATAGAATCGGTCATCAAAATCTTCCGTAAGGGAATAAAGCCCTGCGTGGTGCGCCTCTACGACTACCTAGACGCGCAGTTTACGCTTAAAGGGAGGGCAAAGATACCTGAAGGTGGATCATACTTGATACTGGGATTTGACGGCTTAAAGGAGATTGTAGAGTTAGAGGAGAGAATCGCCACGGAAATTTGTCTTAATGAGGGTGGTGTGGAGGTTGATAAGGAGCTTGCAGAGTACTGGTGGAACCATAGATATGACATGTACTACCCTGACCCCTTGAGGTCGTCATACAATATAATAGCGGACACGGTTGACGTCGCGGCGACCTACGATAAGCTCGAAGAACTCTACTGGGAGATTAAGAAGACCGTTGAGACCAAAAATCCGGGAGTAACCATGATGGCACACTTCTCCCACTTCTACGAGGACGGTGGCTCAATATACATGATCTTCTTCACGCAGCAACAAAGCCACGAAAAAGCAGTGGAAGTGTACAGCGCGGTATGGAGAGATGCACTTGAAGCCTGCCTGAGAGTTGGTGGAACCATAAGCCACCATCACGGTATTGGTGTTGTTAGGGCTGGGTGGATGCATAGGGAGCATGGGGAGGCATTTGAGGTGTTGAAAACAATAAAGAAAGCGTTAGACCCGAACAACATAATGAACCCGGGAAAGCTTGGATTTTAG